Within Paralichthys olivaceus isolate ysfri-2021 chromosome 14, ASM2471397v2, whole genome shotgun sequence, the genomic segment CAAAGATCCGAGGATCTGGCCTTTCTCGGTTAGGGTCATCCGCAGATCTTTCCTCCAGCCAAGGAACTCGGGTCCTGTTGCTGGCATCCTCTGCCTGTTCAGGGTGTGCCTGATCCATGATCTGGACAATGATCTGTTGCATCCACACTGTGCCTGCAGAGTCAAATAAGTCAAATATGTAGGAACATACAGATTGATCCAAATGAGCCCAGGTAGCATCTACCTGAGAGAAGTTTCTGTTACTAAGCATTCATAGGATTTTGAATCTTTAGCAGACGTTTGTTCACTTCCTGGTCGTAGGTTGGATTTATTACCTGACTTGGGGTACGTGATGAGGAGGACATCAGTTGGACGGAGCTCAAAATGCTGGAGCGTGTCAAAGTCCTTGGGTCGGAATATGTCCTTGACCAGAAAGTTCCTCTTTTTGTATGTGAACAGGTAAGGGCTCACTAAGTCCAGAGAATCCACGGATCCTTAAATAACACAAAGGAAAGAGATTCATGAAGCATGTTTCGTGAAGTCACTTGGTTTTACCTGCTTCATCAAAGATATCAAAGCTACCTGTAACTATGAGTCAAACAAAGTTATAACCTGCTGACACTTCTTACTTTCACTGCTATGAGATGGCAGCTGCACGGATTCTGTATCTCAATCGTGATTTTTCATCTCGTTTTCATTCCACCAAATAACGAACTTAAGCAAAACTGATCttaaacaaacacttgaacatatatttaatgtggacacaactacctaaaatgacagaaaccatctttgagaaaaaaaatcatttgacaCAAGTCATAGCAAAAAGTATTAGCTCTTGATAGAGGGagttaaaaacacaactcaGCCACTGCACAGTTACTGCACATGCTATCACCCTTACACAAATATTAGAttcacaaacatatttttcacaTTAAGAGATAATAACCtagacaaacataaaaaaataagttttacAATGTTATATCCCCTTGTAGAAACCTTCTGCCTCAACTTAAACGTGCATTAGTAAATGTTAAGGATGTTTCTGCAGCAAGATGAGTGAATGGACACATATAAAAGAAGGTGATCCTacacataatgaaaacaaaaacattttgtgaaccAGGTACCATTCATTTCAGAAGCAAATCTCTCAGAACTCACCTTTTTCATCCATGACTGTATGAAAGAGATCGTCAAAGCTCTTCTGTGCTGTAAGAAAACCCAACTCTGAGCAAAGACACTCAGAAATCCTCAGAGACCCTCCAgttactgtatttttttctttttttttgttgcctcaAGGTAATCTTGCATGATTATACAAGTCctggtttcagtgttttcacagctcAACTGGTACTTCAGGTACTTTTTCAGTTGTCAGGTGCTTGAACATTAGGACATGTAAAATACCTGAATTACCTGACTTACCTGTCAGGGGGAGTTCTTAGCAGGTGCGAGTCAGAAAGATCATCTCTCACTTCTTATCGcagtaaatcaccatggtaactaaTACTGAACAACAAACCTTCTCCGAAGTAGGTTGAATTCAAGATAAGAGATCAAGCCATATGGATGAATCACCTTTTTGGTATTCTACTGATTTTTATATAGTGTCTGACTTGTTTACAACCGTCACTGTGCATCTTGTATGCTGATGTCAATAAACAATAGAAACTGAACAAAAGTGTTCTACCTGTTAATTTTTAAAGATATGAGAATAAGCTTACTTCCCTCTTTGGactatatttttatgtttatcttTAATTTGCTTCAACCTGAAAGAATAGGGCTAAAAATGgcatacacacactgataattCAGGTAAATAAAAGATATCCTGGGTATGTTGACTCTATTCGTAGTATAGGCCCCTGGTGTCAACATCTGTCCagagagatccgatcacaagttaTCAGCTTTAGGTTCGTCTTTTTCTCACACCTGATAGTAGAATGCGTCCTGAATGTAGCTAcagtgaccacttgtgattggatctcactcTATATGCAAATGAACAAACGCATCATTTCTGGTCGCAAAGACCAAATGGTGGTGATGCCAGGAACTAGCATTAGCATCACAATACAAACTTTTCATCTTCACATCTTTTATTGAGGCGGCAGCAAAAATCTCAGAAGCAGATAAAAAACCCGGAAGGATGAAAACAGATGAGCCAAACTTTTAACCTGAGCAGCAAAAAGAGATGAGTTCTGACGCTGGTGAAAAGCAGTTGCAGTGTGGATCACTGAGGGAGAAAATCAATCTCTGCAGTAAAGAGCTGAGCTGAATTGGAGAGCAGCTACTGACTCATCTCCCAGATGCAGGTCAGAGGAAAgttcttcatcttttctttgaaGACTTTGTCAAAACGCTGATTCTGGGCCACTGTGAAGTGATTCTTCCAGTCACCTGCCACCCCTGTtcataaacacagaaaacaataagaatacatgttttctctgtgtatataatgtaaataaagtgtttaacCAATGCAACATCACTTTGGAAACAAACCTTTGCGCATGGTTTCCTTCTTGTAGCGTTCTCTTTCGAGAAAGTCCTTATAGTTTGCATTGGGGTTGGTCTTCATGTTTTTGAAGGTGGACATCTCCACAACACGATCGATTGCTTCGTCTGTCAAGTCTTGTTCAAGGAAAGCACAAAGCTTCACAACTTCCCCTCTGAGGTCCTGTCagttgcagatgtttgagaaTAATTTCATGTCATTATTTTGCTGCATTTATAACGCAGAATGACCTGAATCCAAAATCTGCAGGACACATTCAAGAGCTGTAAATCTGTCAAAATCTTTCTGACAAACACGTGCATGGTTAGGACTTTTATAAACTTATTAAATGCTGCTTTGTTGACTATTAGTTGTTGCAATAGATAAAAGAATGTCACCAACCTTCAACATGTTCTCATACTGCACAAAATGGATGTTCAGTTGGTTCCGTGCTGCGGAATACTCATTAAGATGATCAAACCATGACCCCATGTAAACtgttgaagaaaaacatgtgtCAGAGCTGAGAAAAAAACTGTAGAAGTCAGTGAATCTTGCTGCTATTCTAGGCTGTTTCATAAATAATCTACCAACTTTGTAAATTAGGATTCATTAATACAGATTTTCTACATGAATACTGGTTTCTTAACTTAAACTAGagtcaacacatttttaaaatgtctctgcAGCAAGCGAACTGAATTTAGCTTCTTCTTTTCCCACTGAGTGTACAAGTAAACCTGAATAAAGGAAGAAAATGCATGTACGATGAATAGTTTGCGAGATATGCTTTCCACTTACAgacagacattttgaaattagtAGATAGATAACTATTTGCTGTGAATCTACCTTTCCCATCCAGGAACTGCTGGAAAAAATCCTCAAAGCTCTTTGGAGTTTCCAGTAAAACCCAACTCTGAGCAAAGTGATACAGGGACACCAGGATATCCTTCGGGTTCCTCCAAACATAAATAAgctaataacaaaaatataaatgtaaatacaatcTTGGCTTCAATGTTGTTTTCACAGCACAACAGACATGGACTTTTCTTTCTGAATTCATTCACACATGAAGGCCAAGAGTATATTAATTTACTCAGTACATTAATACGGCAAAGTGCATATTACCTTGATTTGCTGTTCTTTCACTGCGAGGGGCAACATGTCAGGGGGGAGATGTGTGCCAAAGATCCGAGGATCTGGCCTTTCTCGGTTAGGGTCATCCGCAGATCTTTCCTCCAGCCAAGGAACTCGGGTCCTGTTGCTGGCATCCTCTGCCTGTTCAGGGTGTGCCTGATCCATGATCTGGACAATGATCTGTTGCATCCACACTGTGCCTGCAGAGTCAAATAAGTCAAATATGTAGGAACATACAGATTGATCCAAATGAGCCCAGG encodes:
- the LOC138413677 gene encoding amine sulfotransferase-like, which gives rise to MDEKGSVDSLDLVSPYLFTYKKRNFLVKDIFRPKDFDTLQHFELRPTDVLLITYPKSGTVWMQQIIVQIMDQAHPEQAEDASNRTRVPWLEERSADDPNRERPDPRIFGTHLPPDMLPLAVKEQQIKVICTLPYKCTE
- the LOC109629849 gene encoding amine sulfotransferase-like, with amino-acid sequence MDEKGSVDSLDLVSPYLFTYKKRNFLVKDIFRPKDFDTLQHFELRPTDVLLITYPKSGTVWMQQIIVQIMDQAHPEQAEDASNRTRVPWLEERSADDPNRERPDPRIFGTHLPPDMLPLAVKEQQIKLIYVWRNPKDILVSLYHFAQSWVLLETPKSFEDFFQQFLDGKVYMGSWFDHLNEYSAARNQLNIHFVQYENMLKDLRGEVVKLCAFLEQDLTDEAIDRVVEMSTFKNMKTNPNANYKDFLERERYKKETMRKGVAGDWKNHFTVAQNQRFDKVFKEKMKNFPLTCIWEMSQ